The Myxococcales bacterium genome window below encodes:
- a CDS encoding serine/threonine protein kinase: MSGRGDDAPSDSGARAAQARAAVRSDPELVAGESATMGAADTAVAMRTPTPADFTEPEPGPPSGVRTLRAEEDLVGTTLLGRYSITRKIGQGGMGAVYEATHTLIGKRVAVKVLLDKYARKEQVVARLEQEARLASSIGHEHIIDITDFGLTEDGRTFVVMEFLEGESLAELLNREGPLPEQRIVDIAWQIASALGAAHAKGIVHRDVKPDNVFLLRRKDKDFVKVVDFGISKSMRSSDVGDDDSPRLTQTGMVLGTPLYMSPEQARGDEELDARIDIYALGVILYELATGHVPFTGTNYLAIISQVLNDEPKTPRALRPELSDEFENIVLKALAKERSERYQSTDAIITDLSALHDDPTHSTQRARITGPRRRFGKRGGGLRMVAWVAALAAIIAAVVVTVSMTMSTSAARQPSAAVVDAGPPPPPPIDAPPAPPPPQVEIVKLRVETTPPGAMLSEGGRDLGQAPREIELPLTGETVTLVATLDDWQGADWEGECNVRPAVDHDKTIPCKLKKLKKGQPRRHRPGAGTGAGSATPAGTGSGSGAAGGELEGSPFKQGK; this comes from the coding sequence ATGAGCGGACGAGGCGACGACGCCCCGAGCGATAGCGGCGCGCGCGCAGCGCAGGCGCGGGCCGCGGTTCGCAGTGATCCCGAGCTGGTCGCGGGCGAGTCAGCCACGATGGGCGCCGCCGACACCGCGGTCGCGATGCGGACGCCGACGCCGGCCGACTTCACCGAGCCCGAGCCGGGCCCGCCGTCGGGGGTGCGCACGCTCCGCGCCGAGGAGGACCTCGTCGGCACCACGCTCCTCGGGCGCTACTCGATCACCCGCAAGATCGGCCAGGGCGGCATGGGCGCGGTCTACGAGGCCACGCACACGCTGATCGGCAAGCGGGTCGCGGTCAAGGTGTTGCTCGACAAGTACGCGCGCAAGGAGCAGGTGGTCGCGCGCCTCGAGCAAGAGGCGCGGCTGGCGTCGTCGATCGGCCACGAGCACATCATCGACATCACCGACTTCGGCCTGACCGAGGACGGCCGCACGTTCGTCGTGATGGAGTTCCTCGAGGGCGAGTCGCTGGCCGAGCTGCTCAACCGCGAGGGCCCCCTGCCCGAGCAGCGCATCGTCGACATCGCCTGGCAGATCGCGTCGGCGCTCGGCGCGGCCCACGCCAAGGGCATCGTCCACCGCGACGTCAAGCCCGACAACGTCTTCCTGCTGCGGCGCAAGGACAAGGACTTCGTCAAGGTGGTGGACTTCGGCATCTCGAAGTCGATGCGCTCGTCCGACGTCGGGGACGACGACTCGCCGCGGCTGACCCAGACCGGCATGGTGCTGGGGACGCCGCTGTACATGTCGCCCGAGCAGGCCCGGGGCGACGAGGAGCTCGACGCGCGGATCGACATCTACGCGCTCGGCGTGATCCTGTACGAGCTGGCCACCGGCCACGTGCCGTTCACCGGCACCAACTACCTCGCGATCATCTCGCAGGTGCTCAACGACGAGCCCAAGACGCCGCGCGCGCTCCGCCCGGAGCTGTCCGACGAGTTCGAGAACATCGTCCTCAAGGCGCTCGCGAAGGAGCGCAGCGAGCGCTACCAGTCGACCGACGCGATCATCACCGACCTGTCGGCGCTGCACGACGATCCGACCCACTCGACCCAGCGAGCCCGCATCACCGGCCCGCGCCGGCGGTTCGGCAAGCGCGGCGGCGGCCTGCGCATGGTGGCGTGGGTCGCGGCGCTCGCGGCGATCATCGCCGCGGTGGTCGTGACGGTGTCGATGACGATGAGCACCAGCGCCGCGCGCCAACCGTCGGCCGCGGTGGTCGACGCCGGCCCGCCGCCGCCACCACCGATCGACGCACCGCCGGCGCCGCCGCCGCCGCAGGTCGAGATCGTCAAGCTGCGCGTCGAGACCACGCCGCCCGGCGCGATGCTGTCCGAGGGCGGCCGGGACCTCGGCCAGGCGCCGCGCGAGATCGAGCTGCCGCTCACCGGCGAGACGGTGACGCTGGTGGCGACCCTCGACGACTGGCAGGGCGCCGACTGGGAGGGCGAGTGCAACGTCCGCCCGGCGGTCGATCACGACAAGACCATTCCGTGCAAGCTCAAGAAGCTGAAGAAGGGCCAACCGCGGCGCCACCGCCCCGGCGCGGGCACCGGCGCCGGCTCAGCCACGCCCGCGGGCACCGGCAGCGGATCGGGCGCCGCCGGCGGGGAGCTCGAGGGCAGCCCGTTCAAGCAGGGCAAGTGA